From Caulobacter segnis, a single genomic window includes:
- the moaC gene encoding cyclic pyranopterin monophosphate synthase MoaC: protein MSKLTHIDDQGRARMVDVSDKPATAREATATGFVRMSVETLALAVSGSGRKGDVRAVAELAGVMAAKKTSDLIPLCHPLALSKVVVEVEPAEGGLAVTARVKTTGPTGVEMEALTAASVACLTIYDMLKAAEKGMVIETVRLLEKTGGKSGDWKA, encoded by the coding sequence GTGAGCAAGCTGACCCATATCGACGACCAGGGCCGGGCCCGCATGGTCGACGTCTCGGACAAGCCGGCGACGGCGCGCGAGGCGACGGCGACGGGTTTCGTGCGGATGAGCGTCGAGACCCTGGCCCTGGCGGTGTCGGGTTCGGGCCGCAAGGGCGACGTCCGCGCCGTGGCCGAGCTGGCCGGTGTCATGGCCGCGAAGAAGACCTCGGACCTGATCCCCCTGTGCCACCCGCTGGCCCTGTCCAAGGTGGTCGTCGAGGTCGAGCCGGCCGAGGGCGGCCTGGCGGTGACGGCGCGTGTCAAGACCACGGGCCCCACGGGCGTCGAGATGGAGGCGCTGACCGCCGCCTCGGTGGCCTGCCTGACGATCTACGACATGCTCAAGGCGGCCGAGAAGGGCATGGTCATCGAGACCGTGCGGCTTCTGGAAAAGACGGGCGGCAAGTCGGGGGACTGGAAGGCCTAG
- a CDS encoding Rieske (2Fe-2S) protein, with product MRTDPDNPARPAPGTVLCALDEVPSPGSKGFRWREGDAMFAGFVVRKDDLVVGYLDSCPHAGWPLAGFAGRYLTRENDLILCAGHAALFKIEDGACVAGPCPGDKLFAWPVAVRDGQIVVA from the coding sequence GTGCGCACGGATCCCGACAATCCCGCCCGCCCCGCGCCGGGGACGGTGCTCTGCGCGCTGGACGAGGTGCCCTCGCCCGGCTCGAAGGGTTTCCGCTGGCGCGAGGGCGATGCGATGTTCGCCGGGTTCGTGGTCCGCAAGGACGACCTGGTGGTCGGCTATCTGGACAGCTGCCCGCACGCCGGCTGGCCGCTGGCCGGGTTCGCCGGCCGCTACCTGACCCGCGAGAACGACCTGATCCTGTGCGCCGGCCACGCGGCCCTGTTCAAGATCGAGGACGGGGCCTGCGTCGCCGGCCCCTGCCCCGGCGACAAGCTTTTCGCCTGGCCGGTCGCGGTTCGTGACGGCCAGATCGTCGTCGCCTAG
- a CDS encoding methyl-accepting chemotaxis protein produces the protein MASLGQKVMGAAAGAALLCAATAGTGLWVAVSLDNALTRAEASAKILRLHMHADMMHDALRADVMGAIMSADPALGVDLKAVRADLTEHTQAFKADIAASGKLAEDPSVKSALAEVETPLANYISAAGQIGAVADTDAAGARGKLPDFAKQFSALEDKMEGASVKIEAAATRDANAAKSLGFLGQVVMGALLLTAAAFAAVLMFAAQKGLVSPLVEITRALRRLSAGDLSVVLPKKRGEDEIGQMTDALRTFHETVEARRKELEAADVRDTLEIERRQAETRRDEAEATQKAVVDSLAQALKSMSEGDLSHRLEHPFPAGYEKLRVDFNVAVEKLSGVIAASLDAVKAIHGGTAEITDAADDLSSRTERQAASLEEAVAALDEITSTVRVTAEGASRARKVVERARGAANASGSIVSQAVEAMGAIEKSSAQIGQIIGVIDEIAFQTNLLALNAGVEAARAGEAGRGFAVVAQEVRALAQRSADAAREIKSLISASTAEVGQGVEYVGKAGEALRAIASEVDQIDGLVGEMAASTQEQARGLAEVNTTMNQMDQVTQRNAAMVEETTAASHALAQEATRLAQRMGELRIAGETRRKAA, from the coding sequence ATGGCGTCCTTGGGTCAGAAAGTCATGGGAGCGGCCGCTGGCGCGGCTCTGCTGTGCGCGGCCACGGCTGGCACGGGCCTGTGGGTGGCGGTCAGCCTGGACAACGCCCTGACCCGCGCCGAGGCCTCGGCCAAGATCCTTCGCCTGCACATGCACGCCGACATGATGCACGACGCCCTGCGCGCCGACGTGATGGGCGCGATCATGTCCGCCGACCCCGCTCTCGGCGTCGATCTGAAGGCGGTGCGCGCCGACCTCACCGAACACACCCAGGCCTTCAAGGCCGACATCGCCGCCAGCGGCAAGCTGGCCGAGGATCCCTCGGTCAAGTCCGCCCTCGCCGAGGTCGAAACGCCGCTGGCCAACTATATCTCGGCCGCCGGCCAGATCGGCGCGGTCGCCGACACCGACGCGGCCGGGGCGCGCGGCAAGCTGCCGGACTTCGCCAAGCAGTTCTCGGCCCTCGAGGACAAGATGGAAGGGGCCTCGGTCAAGATCGAGGCCGCCGCCACCCGTGACGCCAACGCCGCCAAGTCGCTGGGCTTCCTGGGCCAGGTGGTGATGGGCGCCCTGCTGCTGACCGCCGCCGCCTTCGCCGCCGTCCTGATGTTCGCCGCCCAGAAGGGTCTGGTCTCGCCGCTGGTCGAGATCACCCGCGCCCTGCGCCGCCTGTCGGCCGGCGACCTCTCGGTCGTGCTGCCCAAGAAGCGTGGCGAGGACGAGATCGGCCAGATGACCGACGCCCTGCGCACCTTCCACGAGACCGTCGAGGCGCGCCGCAAGGAGCTGGAGGCCGCCGACGTCCGCGACACGCTGGAAATCGAACGCCGCCAGGCCGAGACCCGCCGCGACGAGGCCGAAGCCACCCAGAAGGCGGTCGTCGACAGCCTGGCCCAGGCTCTGAAATCCATGTCCGAAGGCGACCTCTCCCACCGCCTGGAACACCCGTTCCCGGCGGGCTACGAGAAGCTGCGCGTCGACTTCAACGTCGCGGTCGAGAAGCTGTCGGGCGTCATCGCCGCCTCGCTGGACGCCGTGAAGGCGATCCACGGCGGCACGGCCGAGATCACCGACGCCGCCGACGATCTGTCCAGCCGCACCGAACGCCAGGCCGCCAGCCTGGAAGAGGCCGTGGCCGCCCTCGACGAGATCACCAGCACCGTGCGCGTCACCGCCGAGGGCGCCAGCCGGGCCCGCAAGGTCGTCGAGCGCGCTCGCGGCGCCGCCAACGCCTCGGGCTCGATCGTCAGCCAGGCCGTCGAGGCCATGGGCGCCATCGAGAAGTCCTCGGCCCAGATCGGCCAGATCATCGGCGTGATCGACGAGATCGCCTTCCAGACCAACCTGCTGGCCCTGAACGCCGGGGTCGAAGCGGCCCGGGCCGGCGAGGCCGGTCGCGGCTTCGCCGTCGTCGCCCAGGAAGTCCGGGCCCTGGCCCAGCGCTCGGCCGACGCCGCCCGCGAGATCAAGTCGCTGATCAGCGCCAGCACCGCCGAGGTCGGACAGGGCGTCGAATATGTCGGCAAGGCCGGCGAGGCCCTGCGCGCCATCGCCAGCGAGGTCGACCAGATCGACGGCCTGGTCGGTGAAATGGCCGCCTCGACCCAGGAACAGGCGCGTGGCCTGGCCGAGGTCAACACGACCATGAATCAGATGGATCAGGTCACGCAGCGCAACGCCGCCATGGTCGAGGAGACCACCGCCGCCAGCCACGCCCTGGCCCAGGAGGCCACGCGCCTGGCTCAGCGGATGGGCGAACTGCGGATCGCGGGCGAGACGCGGCGGAAGGCGGCCTAG
- the moaB gene encoding molybdenum cofactor biosynthesis protein B has product MSEGLKPGGGIKPELPFKPVRIAVLTVSDTRDESTDTSGQLLIDRVRDAGHDFAGRAVIRDDVELIRAQVREWIDGKTVDAIVTTGGTGLTGRDVTVQALEPLFDKKIDGFSVIFHLVSYATVGLSTLQSRATAGIIDGVFVFCLPGSNGAVKDGWDKVIAAQLDSRHKPCNMVELMPRLLEK; this is encoded by the coding sequence ATGTCGGAAGGCCTGAAGCCAGGCGGCGGGATCAAGCCGGAGCTGCCGTTCAAGCCGGTGCGGATCGCGGTCCTGACCGTCTCCGACACCCGCGATGAAAGCACCGACACCTCGGGCCAGCTACTGATCGACCGGGTCCGCGACGCCGGTCACGACTTCGCCGGCCGCGCCGTCATTCGCGACGATGTCGAGCTGATCCGCGCCCAGGTCCGCGAGTGGATCGACGGCAAGACGGTGGACGCCATCGTTACCACCGGCGGCACCGGTCTGACCGGCCGGGATGTCACGGTCCAGGCGCTGGAGCCGCTGTTCGACAAGAAGATCGACGGCTTCTCGGTGATCTTCCACCTGGTGTCCTACGCCACGGTCGGCCTCTCGACCCTGCAGTCGCGCGCCACGGCCGGCATCATCGACGGCGTCTTCGTCTTCTGTCTGCCGGGCAGCAACGGCGCGGTGAAGGACGGCTGGGACAAGGTCATCGCCGCCCAGCTCGACAGCCGGCACAAGCCCTGCAACATGGTCGAGCTGATGCCCCGACTGTTGGAAAAGTGA
- the moaA gene encoding GTP 3',8-cyclase MoaA translates to MTPYDDSPAQAVLAPPRLIDGFGRAVTYLRVSVTDRCDLRCLYCMSEHMTFLPKAEVLTLEELDRLATAFVGLGVRKLRLTGGEPLVRKGFMDLVAGLSRHLRSGALDELTLTTNGTQLERFAGDLARCGVRRINVSLDTLKPDLFRKLTRGGDLERVIAGIDAALAAGIRVKINAVALKHDNAAELPALIQWAHARGCDITLIETMPLGEVDQDRTDQFLSLKDVRRDLSSFWTIEDIHHATGGPARYTRVAETGGRLGLITPLSNHFCDTCNRVRLTCTGTLHTCLGRDDASDLRAVIRGGATEAQLQQAIFAAIGAKSQGHDFQIAAARPAVARHMSTTGG, encoded by the coding sequence ATGACGCCTTATGACGATAGCCCCGCGCAAGCGGTCCTTGCGCCGCCCCGCCTGATCGACGGCTTCGGGCGGGCCGTCACCTATCTGCGCGTCTCCGTCACCGACCGTTGTGACCTGCGCTGCCTCTACTGCATGTCCGAGCACATGACCTTCCTGCCGAAGGCCGAGGTGCTGACCCTGGAGGAGCTGGATCGCCTGGCCACGGCGTTCGTCGGCCTGGGCGTGCGCAAGCTGCGCCTGACCGGCGGCGAGCCGCTGGTGCGCAAGGGGTTCATGGACCTGGTCGCCGGCCTGTCGCGCCACCTGCGCTCGGGCGCGCTGGACGAGCTGACCCTGACCACCAACGGCACCCAGCTGGAACGCTTCGCCGGCGATCTGGCCCGATGCGGCGTGCGGCGGATCAACGTCTCGCTGGACACCCTGAAGCCCGACCTCTTCCGCAAGCTGACGCGCGGCGGCGACCTCGAGCGGGTGATCGCCGGGATCGACGCGGCTCTGGCGGCGGGGATCCGCGTGAAGATCAACGCCGTGGCCCTGAAGCACGACAACGCCGCCGAACTGCCCGCGCTGATCCAGTGGGCTCACGCGCGTGGCTGCGACATCACCCTGATCGAGACCATGCCGCTGGGCGAGGTCGATCAGGACCGCACCGATCAGTTCCTGTCGCTGAAGGACGTTCGCCGCGACCTGTCGTCCTTCTGGACGATCGAGGACATCCACCACGCCACCGGAGGCCCGGCGCGCTATACGCGGGTGGCCGAGACGGGCGGACGGCTGGGCCTGATCACCCCGCTCAGCAACCACTTCTGCGACACCTGCAACCGGGTGCGCCTGACCTGCACCGGCACGCTGCACACCTGCCTCGGTCGCGATGACGCCAGTGACCTGCGGGCGGTGATCCGGGGCGGGGCGACCGAGGCCCAACTGCAGCAGGCGATCTTCGCGGCGATCGGGGCCAAGTCCCAGGGGCACGACTTCCAGATCGCCGCGGCGCGTCCGGCCGTGGCGCGACACATGTCGACCACCGGCGGCTGA
- a CDS encoding nucleotidyltransferase family protein: MTQRDTTQRAALGAIVLAAGRGARFGGGKLTAPLNGAPLVAGALLTAFLSPARRVFVAIGPDPAVREAVEATASRIAAADRLTLVQVEDPTEGMGASLRAAAQALPDDAAGAFVLLGDMPSIDPETLQRLSRAFEGPLDLIAPTYLGRRGHPVLFGATWFPALRALSGDEGARALLESAGAQLTRIPVEDPGIHLDVDRPEDLARAVEGR; the protein is encoded by the coding sequence ATGACGCAAAGGGATACGACGCAAAGGGCGGCGCTGGGCGCCATCGTCCTGGCCGCCGGCCGGGGCGCGCGCTTCGGCGGGGGCAAGCTGACGGCGCCGCTGAATGGCGCGCCGCTGGTGGCCGGGGCCTTGCTGACCGCGTTCCTGTCGCCGGCGCGGCGGGTCTTCGTGGCGATCGGGCCCGATCCCGCCGTGCGCGAGGCGGTCGAAGCCACGGCGTCTCGGATCGCGGCCGCCGACCGCCTGACCCTCGTCCAGGTCGAGGACCCGACCGAGGGCATGGGCGCCTCTCTGCGGGCCGCAGCCCAGGCCCTGCCGGACGACGCGGCCGGCGCCTTCGTGCTGCTGGGCGACATGCCGTCCATCGACCCGGAGACTCTGCAGCGACTGAGCCGGGCCTTCGAAGGCCCCCTCGACCTCATCGCCCCGACCTATCTGGGCCGGCGCGGCCATCCCGTCCTGTTCGGCGCGACCTGGTTTCCGGCGCTTCGCGCGCTGTCCGGAGACGAAGGCGCCCGCGCCCTCCTGGAGAGCGCGGGCGCCCAGCTGACGCGGATTCCCGTCGAGGATCCGGGGATCCATCTTGATGTGGATCGCCCCGAGGACCTCGCCCGCGCCGTCGAAGGCCGCTGA
- a CDS encoding YciI family protein, with the protein MALFVIVCKDKPGALETRLATRPVHLDYLNASGLVKAAGPLLDDAGNPIGSLLIIEAEDKAAVRALADNDPYTLAGLFESVEIQGWRVGVGSING; encoded by the coding sequence ATGGCCCTCTTCGTCATCGTCTGCAAGGACAAGCCCGGCGCGCTCGAGACCCGCCTGGCCACGCGCCCGGTCCACCTCGATTACCTAAACGCTTCGGGCCTGGTAAAGGCCGCGGGTCCCCTGCTGGACGACGCCGGAAATCCGATCGGCTCGCTGCTGATCATCGAGGCCGAGGACAAGGCCGCCGTCCGGGCCCTCGCCGACAACGACCCCTACACCCTGGCCGGCCTGTTCGAGAGCGTCGAGATCCAGGGCTGGCGCGTCGGCGTCGGCTCGATCAACGGCTGA
- a CDS encoding MoaD/ThiS family protein — protein MARVLLFGRLADQAGWRDRVIEAGDLQALRAALAADDPDLGDALAGPGVQVAVDKAIVRGEAALTVATEVAFLPPMSGG, from the coding sequence ATGGCGCGGGTTCTTCTGTTCGGGCGCCTGGCCGACCAGGCCGGCTGGCGCGATCGGGTGATCGAGGCCGGCGACCTTCAAGCCCTGCGCGCGGCGCTGGCCGCTGACGATCCGGACCTGGGCGACGCCCTGGCCGGTCCCGGCGTCCAGGTCGCCGTCGACAAGGCCATCGTCCGGGGCGAGGCGGCGCTGACCGTCGCGACCGAAGTGGCCTTCCTGCCGCCGATGAGCGGGGGATGA
- a CDS encoding LuxR C-terminal-related transcriptional regulator, with translation MVQSVSAAFDKLTPREREILRLIAAHLQSKEIARALGLSPKTVEMHVLSARRRLSGLSRRDAALAFVAWEGGDPGNDYRRQSDDLAPLAVASLPDREIASGQGEIEVSHGLRTTVESDVSSTSANRVAPRQRTALEGLVVAILGDDRPVTTQQDWRHRMSPPQWLGLILASAALTTALMAITAISIHEFMKAVERIWRF, from the coding sequence ATGGTGCAGAGCGTCAGTGCCGCTTTCGACAAGCTTACCCCTCGCGAGCGGGAGATTCTCCGGCTGATCGCCGCGCATCTCCAGTCCAAGGAGATCGCGCGCGCGCTGGGCCTGTCGCCCAAGACCGTCGAGATGCACGTGCTGAGCGCCCGCCGTCGCCTGTCGGGCCTGAGCCGACGCGACGCGGCCCTGGCCTTCGTGGCCTGGGAGGGTGGGGACCCCGGTAATGACTACCGTAGGCAGTCAGACGATCTGGCCCCGCTTGCCGTGGCGTCGCTTCCTGATCGGGAGATCGCAAGCGGTCAGGGAGAGATCGAAGTCAGCCATGGGCTCAGGACAACAGTCGAATCCGACGTCTCGTCGACCTCGGCGAACCGGGTGGCGCCGCGCCAGCGGACGGCTTTAGAGGGTCTCGTCGTGGCCATCCTTGGCGATGACCGTCCGGTGACCACCCAGCAGGACTGGCGCCACCGGATGAGCCCGCCGCAATGGCTGGGGCTGATTCTGGCGAGCGCCGCCCTCACGACCGCGCTCATGGCCATCACCGCCATCAGCATCCATGAGTTCATGAAGGCGGTCGAGCGGATCTGGCGCTTCTAG
- a CDS encoding molybdenum cofactor biosynthesis protein MoaE — MIVALTDQPFEPGALVTAFCAGRAETGAVATFVGLARAEKGAAVALELEAYPGFTDAAIAEIARDAISRFQLQDVHIVHRTGRIAPGEAIVFVATAAGHRREAFEACDFLMDYLKSRAPFWKKEHGPGGARWIEPTDRDRTDARRWD; from the coding sequence ATGATCGTCGCCCTGACCGACCAGCCGTTCGAGCCGGGCGCGCTCGTCACGGCCTTCTGCGCCGGGCGCGCGGAGACCGGCGCGGTGGCGACCTTCGTGGGCCTGGCCCGCGCCGAGAAGGGCGCGGCGGTCGCGCTGGAGCTGGAGGCCTATCCGGGCTTCACCGACGCGGCGATCGCCGAGATCGCCCGCGATGCGATCAGCCGGTTCCAGCTGCAGGACGTCCACATCGTTCATCGGACCGGCCGCATCGCGCCGGGTGAGGCGATCGTCTTCGTGGCCACGGCCGCCGGCCATCGTCGCGAGGCCTTCGAGGCCTGTGACTTCCTGATGGACTATCTGAAGAGCCGGGCGCCCTTCTGGAAGAAGGAACACGGTCCGGGCGGCGCGCGCTGGATCGAGCCGACGGACCGCGATAGGACCGACGCGCGGCGCTGGGATTAG
- a CDS encoding NAD(P)H-dependent glycerol-3-phosphate dehydrogenase yields MSFKHVGVIGAGAWGTALAQVCARAGLRVTLQAREPDVVASVNAAHQNTVFLPGIALEPSIKAVSDLADLADCDLILAVAPAQHLRAALTAFAPHHKAGAPIVLCSKGVEQGSLKLMTEVAAEALPGATIAVLSGPSFAGEVARSLPAAVTLACADDALGRAIAEAIAIPTFRPYTANDLIGAEAGGAVKNVLAIACGIVEGKGLGRNAHATVITRGFAELTRLAVALGAKPETLVGLCGLGDLVLTCSSPQSRNMSVGLALGQGLTLEQALAGKVSVAEGVASAPAVRALARKVGVEAPICEAVAAILAGEVEVDAAIAGLLSRPLKSEA; encoded by the coding sequence ATGAGCTTCAAGCATGTGGGCGTCATCGGCGCCGGGGCCTGGGGCACGGCCCTGGCCCAGGTCTGCGCCCGGGCCGGCCTCCGGGTCACGCTCCAGGCCCGCGAGCCAGATGTCGTGGCCTCGGTCAACGCGGCCCATCAGAACACCGTGTTCCTGCCCGGGATCGCGCTGGAGCCCAGCATCAAGGCCGTTTCGGATCTGGCCGATCTCGCCGACTGCGACCTGATCCTGGCCGTGGCGCCGGCTCAACATCTGCGCGCGGCGCTGACCGCCTTCGCCCCGCATCACAAGGCCGGCGCGCCGATCGTGCTGTGCTCCAAGGGCGTCGAACAGGGCTCGCTGAAACTGATGACCGAGGTGGCCGCCGAAGCCCTGCCGGGCGCGACCATCGCGGTGCTTTCGGGACCCAGCTTCGCCGGGGAAGTCGCGCGAAGTCTGCCCGCCGCCGTCACCCTGGCCTGCGCGGACGACGCCCTGGGTCGCGCCATCGCCGAAGCCATCGCCATCCCCACCTTCCGGCCTTACACGGCCAACGACCTGATCGGGGCCGAGGCCGGCGGGGCGGTGAAGAACGTCCTGGCCATCGCCTGCGGCATCGTCGAGGGCAAGGGCTTGGGCCGCAACGCCCACGCCACGGTGATCACTCGCGGCTTCGCCGAACTGACCCGCCTGGCCGTCGCTCTCGGCGCCAAACCCGAAACCCTGGTCGGTCTCTGCGGCCTGGGCGACCTCGTCCTGACCTGCTCCAGCCCACAGTCGCGCAACATGAGCGTCGGCCTGGCCCTGGGCCAGGGCCTGACCCTGGAACAAGCCCTGGCCGGCAAGGTGTCTGTGGCCGAGGGCGTCGCTTCGGCGCCCGCCGTCCGCGCCCTGGCTCGCAAGGTGGGCGTCGAGGCGCCGATCTGCGAGGCCGTCGCCGCCATCCTGGCCGGCGAGGTCGAGGTCGACGCCGCCATCGCCGGGCTGCTGTCGCGCCCCCTGAAATCAGAAGCCTAA